The following are encoded together in the Streptomyces flavofungini genome:
- a CDS encoding ABC transporter ATP-binding protein, whose protein sequence is MSTTDTRVAPATLRTAGGREATRWVTARCREVPWLATATVLTTVAGAALQVLPVLLLGRVVDGVVEGEPRSMLLRIGVLMVAAALLGAVATAASTYLIGRLGADLLARLREGAVRAVLGMPSARIEQVGRGDVLSRVGDDVAVLSKGIRMAIPTVFSAGVLVFIATVGMFGLDWRLGLAGAGALPAYALALRWYLPRSAPLYRKQRVAQADRAQALISGLNGIDTVRAYRLEDTFREKVTSESWRVREYGIEVFRFFGRFVGRENRAEFIGLVLIIVVGYALLEADAATLGQVSAAPLMFHRLFTPLGAIMFTFDEAQKSGASLTRLVGVLGEEAEERLVGDTAVAPAEALSYPVTVTGLTFSYPDTDEPVLRDVDLTIPAGGSLALVGATGAGKSTLAALIAGIGTPQAGAVRIGSTDLAGLDEAGARALVSILTQETHVFSGPLADDLCLAAPDATDAELMDALRTVGADGWVEALPEGLNTMVGEGGERLDVTKVAHIALARLVLGRTPVVVLDESTAEAGSEGAADLERAVLAACAGRTTLFVAHRLTQAMAADRIAVLDAGRVVELGTHDELVALGGRYARLWRAWREGS, encoded by the coding sequence GTGAGCACCACCGACACGAGGGTCGCCCCGGCGACCCTGCGCACGGCGGGCGGACGCGAGGCCACCCGATGGGTCACGGCACGCTGCCGTGAAGTGCCCTGGCTGGCGACCGCGACCGTGCTCACCACAGTGGCCGGGGCGGCGCTCCAGGTGCTGCCCGTGCTCCTCCTCGGCCGCGTGGTCGACGGGGTGGTCGAGGGCGAGCCGCGCTCGATGCTCCTGAGGATCGGTGTGCTGATGGTGGCTGCCGCGCTGCTCGGCGCGGTGGCCACCGCGGCCTCCACCTACCTCATCGGACGCCTCGGCGCGGATCTGCTCGCACGGCTTCGCGAGGGCGCCGTCCGCGCGGTCCTCGGGATGCCGAGCGCGCGGATCGAGCAGGTCGGCCGCGGGGACGTGCTGTCCCGGGTCGGGGACGACGTGGCGGTCCTGTCCAAGGGCATCCGCATGGCCATCCCCACGGTCTTCTCCGCGGGTGTCCTCGTCTTCATCGCCACCGTCGGCATGTTCGGTCTCGACTGGCGGCTCGGCCTCGCGGGCGCCGGCGCGCTGCCCGCGTACGCCCTGGCCCTGCGCTGGTACCTGCCCCGGTCCGCCCCGCTCTACCGCAAGCAGCGGGTGGCCCAGGCCGACCGCGCGCAGGCGCTCATCAGCGGCCTCAACGGCATCGACACCGTCCGGGCGTACCGCCTGGAGGACACCTTCCGCGAGAAGGTCACCAGCGAGTCCTGGCGGGTGCGCGAGTACGGCATCGAGGTGTTCCGGTTCTTCGGCCGGTTCGTCGGCCGGGAGAATCGCGCCGAGTTCATCGGTCTCGTCCTCATCATCGTGGTGGGATACGCCCTGTTGGAGGCCGACGCCGCGACGCTGGGCCAGGTGTCGGCGGCCCCGCTGATGTTCCACCGGCTCTTCACCCCGCTGGGTGCCATCATGTTCACCTTCGACGAGGCGCAGAAGTCGGGTGCGAGCCTGACGCGTCTGGTCGGGGTCCTCGGCGAGGAGGCGGAGGAGCGGCTCGTGGGCGACACGGCCGTCGCCCCCGCCGAGGCCCTGTCGTACCCGGTGACCGTGACCGGCCTGACCTTCAGCTATCCCGACACCGACGAACCCGTCCTCAGGGACGTCGACCTGACGATCCCGGCGGGCGGTTCACTCGCCCTGGTGGGCGCGACGGGCGCGGGCAAGTCCACGCTCGCCGCGCTGATCGCGGGCATCGGCACCCCGCAGGCCGGCGCGGTGCGGATCGGGTCGACCGACCTGGCCGGTCTGGACGAGGCCGGGGCACGGGCCCTGGTGAGCATCCTGACGCAGGAGACGCATGTGTTCTCCGGTCCGCTCGCCGACGACCTGTGCCTGGCCGCGCCGGACGCGACCGACGCCGAGCTGATGGACGCGCTGCGCACCGTCGGCGCCGACGGCTGGGTCGAGGCGCTGCCCGAGGGCCTGAACACCATGGTCGGCGAGGGCGGCGAGCGCCTCGACGTCACCAAGGTCGCCCATATCGCCCTGGCCCGGCTCGTGCTCGGCCGCACGCCCGTCGTGGTGCTCGACGAGTCGACCGCGGAGGCGGGCAGCGAGGGCGCCGCCGACCTGGAGCGGGCCGTGCTCGCCGCGTGCGCGGGACGGACCACGCTGTTCGTGGCGCACCGGCTGACCCAGGCGATGGCAGCCGACCGCATCGCCGTCCTCGACGCGGGGCGCGTCGTGGAACTGGGCACGCACGACGAACTGGTGGCCCTCGGCGGCCGGTACGCGCGGCTCTGGCGGGCCTGGCGAGAAGGCAGTTAG
- a CDS encoding iron-siderophore ABC transporter substrate-binding protein, with translation MHLHGTTPKRRSWRRLAAVVSAATLGVGLLAGCGSEDKSDDGNKGSGKNAPAAAGKFPVTVEHAFGSTEVKKAPERVVTVGYTDDQAVLAFGVKPVGMTDQYPNPAGKSPDINTQWPWVKNEWGDTEPEVIMKNGDSGPNYEKIAALRPDLIIAVYSEIDKAAYGKLSKIAPTVGRTKGEKELFSAPWQDNAVHIGKALGQEAKGKKLVAGIQAKLDKAKKDHPKLANQTAVALSWYKKSLAPFTSTDVRGRLVTGIGYKYQTEIDKVADGNFSTQLSPERTDLVDVDHIFVINDKADTAALKKFKLFANLDAVKKGNVSYLLDSEGPAVGAAMSQGTLLSLPYAIDELVKSVD, from the coding sequence ATGCATCTCCATGGAACGACGCCCAAGAGGCGGTCCTGGCGGCGACTGGCGGCCGTGGTGTCCGCCGCGACGCTCGGTGTCGGCCTTCTCGCGGGATGCGGCTCGGAGGACAAGTCGGACGACGGGAACAAGGGCAGCGGCAAGAACGCCCCTGCCGCCGCCGGCAAGTTCCCCGTCACCGTGGAGCACGCGTTCGGATCCACCGAGGTGAAGAAGGCCCCCGAGCGGGTCGTCACCGTCGGATACACCGACGACCAGGCCGTCCTCGCGTTCGGCGTCAAGCCGGTCGGCATGACCGACCAGTACCCGAACCCGGCGGGCAAGTCCCCCGACATCAACACCCAGTGGCCCTGGGTGAAGAACGAGTGGGGCGACACCGAGCCCGAGGTCATCATGAAGAACGGTGACTCCGGACCCAACTACGAGAAGATCGCCGCGCTCCGCCCGGACCTGATCATCGCGGTGTACTCCGAGATCGACAAGGCCGCCTACGGCAAGCTCTCCAAGATCGCCCCGACGGTGGGTCGCACCAAGGGCGAGAAGGAGCTCTTCAGCGCTCCGTGGCAGGACAACGCGGTGCACATCGGCAAGGCCCTCGGCCAGGAGGCCAAGGGCAAGAAGCTGGTCGCGGGCATCCAGGCCAAGCTCGACAAGGCCAAGAAGGACCACCCGAAGCTGGCGAACCAGACCGCCGTCGCGCTGTCCTGGTACAAGAAGTCCCTCGCCCCGTTCACCTCCACCGACGTGCGCGGACGCCTGGTGACGGGCATCGGCTACAAGTACCAGACCGAGATCGACAAGGTCGCCGACGGCAACTTCTCCACCCAGCTCTCCCCGGAGCGCACCGACCTCGTCGACGTCGACCACATCTTCGTCATCAACGACAAGGCCGACACGGCCGCGCTGAAGAAGTTCAAGCTCTTCGCCAACCTGGACGCCGTCAAGAAGGGCAACGTGTCCTACCTGCTCGACAGCGAGGGCCCGGCGGTCGGCGCCGCCATGTCCCAGGGCACGCTGCTCTCCCTGCCCTACGCCATCGACGAACTCGTCAAGTCGGTCGACTAG
- a CDS encoding ABC transporter ATP-binding protein, whose product MVTQHITEIESGVVDASRLTAKGVSVGYGARTVIDDLDVAIPPGVITTIIGPNGCGKSTLLRTLSRLLKPTKGSVVLDGDDIAKLRTKDVAKKLGLLPQAPVAPEGLTVSDLVARGRHPHQSWLRQWSSDDAAVVERALAMTGVSDLADRPVDSLSGGQRQRVWISMTLAQGTDLLLLDEPTTYLDLAHAVDVLDLVDDLHESGCAVVMVLHDLNLATRYSDNLIVMRDGSILAQGHPRDVITSDLLAEAFGLRAKVIDDPVGDRPLIVPIGRTHVSLDGTLDAAS is encoded by the coding sequence GTGGTCACTCAGCACATCACCGAGATCGAGTCCGGGGTCGTCGACGCCTCGCGGCTCACCGCGAAAGGCGTCAGTGTCGGATACGGCGCGCGGACCGTCATCGACGATCTCGACGTGGCGATACCGCCAGGAGTGATCACCACCATCATCGGCCCCAACGGCTGCGGAAAGTCCACCCTCTTGAGGACGCTCTCGCGCCTGCTGAAGCCGACCAAGGGGTCGGTCGTGCTCGACGGCGACGACATCGCCAAGCTCAGGACCAAGGACGTGGCGAAGAAGCTCGGGCTGCTGCCGCAGGCGCCGGTCGCGCCGGAGGGCCTGACGGTGTCCGACCTGGTCGCCAGGGGGCGCCACCCGCACCAGAGCTGGCTGCGCCAGTGGTCGTCGGACGACGCCGCCGTGGTGGAGCGCGCCCTCGCCATGACCGGCGTCTCCGACCTGGCCGACCGGCCCGTCGACTCCCTCTCCGGCGGCCAGCGCCAGCGCGTCTGGATCTCGATGACCCTGGCCCAGGGCACCGACCTGCTGCTCCTCGACGAGCCGACCACGTACCTGGACCTGGCGCACGCCGTCGACGTCCTCGACCTGGTGGACGACCTGCACGAGTCGGGCTGCGCCGTGGTCATGGTTCTGCACGACCTGAATCTGGCGACGCGCTACAGCGACAACCTCATCGTGATGCGCGACGGGTCGATCCTGGCGCAGGGGCATCCGCGTGATGTGATCACCTCGGACCTGCTCGCCGAGGCGTTCGGGCTGCGCGCCAAGGTGATCGACGACCCGGTGGGGGACCGGCCGTTGATCGTGCCCATCGGTCGTACGCACGTATCGCTGGACGGAACTCTTGACGCGGCAAGTTGA
- a CDS encoding FecCD family ABC transporter permease — MNGTGRIERMRGSGTEVKATVAPGVRLGSVSFVWRPWLAFVTLFLAAATFLLFCLSISIGDFPIGLSQVIATLFGGGEQVDEFVIMDLRMPRALAGLVVGIALGVSGALTQSIARNALASPDILGITQGASAVAVFLITVSGGAAATVVSSVGLSAAALAGGLGTGLLVYFLAWRRGIDGFRLILIGISASAMMEAITTWLLVKADIKDVARAQAWLVGSLDNRSWDEVWIALWGTLGLLAVVTCVAFQFKPLHFGDDVAAGLGVRFGVVRAILLLCAVLLAAVAVSAAGPVPFVALVAPQVAMRLARCPTPPLVASGMVGALLLIGSDLIARTALPITVPVGVVTAVIGGPFLVYLLVRANLK; from the coding sequence ATGAACGGGACAGGGCGCATCGAACGCATGCGGGGGAGCGGGACGGAAGTGAAGGCAACGGTGGCGCCGGGCGTGCGGCTCGGCAGCGTGTCGTTCGTGTGGCGGCCGTGGCTCGCGTTCGTCACGCTCTTCCTCGCGGCGGCGACCTTCCTGCTGTTCTGCCTGTCCATCAGCATCGGGGACTTCCCGATCGGCCTGTCCCAGGTGATCGCCACCCTCTTCGGCGGGGGCGAGCAGGTCGACGAGTTCGTGATCATGGATCTGCGGATGCCGCGCGCCCTCGCCGGGCTCGTCGTCGGCATCGCGCTCGGGGTGTCGGGCGCGCTCACCCAGTCCATCGCCCGCAACGCGCTGGCCAGCCCCGACATCCTGGGGATCACCCAGGGCGCCAGCGCGGTCGCGGTGTTCCTGATCACGGTGTCGGGCGGCGCCGCGGCGACGGTCGTCAGCTCCGTGGGCCTGTCCGCGGCGGCGCTCGCGGGCGGCCTCGGCACCGGACTGCTCGTGTACTTCCTGGCGTGGCGCCGGGGGATCGACGGCTTCCGGCTCATCCTCATCGGCATCTCGGCGAGCGCCATGATGGAGGCGATCACCACCTGGCTGCTCGTCAAGGCCGACATCAAGGACGTGGCCCGCGCCCAGGCGTGGCTGGTCGGATCGCTGGACAACCGGTCGTGGGACGAGGTGTGGATCGCGCTCTGGGGCACGCTCGGCCTCCTGGCCGTCGTGACGTGCGTAGCCTTCCAGTTCAAGCCCCTGCACTTCGGCGACGACGTCGCCGCGGGCCTCGGCGTGCGCTTCGGGGTGGTGCGGGCGATCCTGCTGCTCTGCGCGGTGCTGCTCGCCGCCGTGGCCGTGAGTGCCGCGGGTCCGGTGCCGTTCGTCGCGCTCGTGGCACCGCAGGTGGCGATGCGTCTGGCGCGCTGCCCCACACCGCCGTTGGTGGCCTCGGGGATGGTGGGGGCGCTGCTCCTCATCGGCTCGGACCTCATCGCGCGCACCGCCCTGCCGATCACCGTCCCGGTCGGTGTCGTCACCGCCGTGATCGGAGGCCCTTTCCTCGTCTATCTCCTGGTGCGGGCCAACCTGAAATAA
- a CDS encoding FecCD family ABC transporter permease, whose translation MSTTAVERPVAGVVDARRRRAVGLGVLVLLLVVMAAVSLAVGARALTPAEVWHGLFAGPESDRRLNEIRLIMETVRVPRTTLAIVAGIALGVGGALIQGYTRNPIADTGLLGVNAGASFAVVSVIAVFGLSSPFQYAWFGFLGAAVAGVVVFGLASIGRGAGNPLTLALAGQGITVFLAAMTTAVALSDRESLNALRFWNAGSVAGVDFDVIWPITAFVGVGLVLALSTLPALNLLNLGDDVARGLGVNIALSRTVGIAAITLLAGAATTACGPIAFLGLMVAHVARYLTGPDYRWLVPYAGLLGAVVLLFCDIVGRLVVRPGELEAGVVVSLLGAPFFAVLVWRGKFKSA comes from the coding sequence ATGAGCACGACTGCAGTTGAGCGCCCCGTGGCCGGGGTGGTGGACGCCCGTCGACGACGGGCCGTCGGTCTGGGCGTCCTGGTGCTGCTCCTCGTGGTCATGGCCGCCGTGTCCCTGGCCGTCGGTGCGCGTGCGTTGACGCCCGCCGAGGTGTGGCACGGACTGTTCGCGGGACCGGAGTCCGACCGGCGGCTCAACGAGATCCGGCTCATCATGGAGACCGTGCGGGTGCCCCGGACGACCCTCGCGATCGTGGCGGGCATCGCCCTCGGTGTCGGTGGGGCGCTCATCCAGGGATACACGCGCAACCCCATCGCCGACACCGGCCTGTTGGGCGTGAACGCCGGCGCCTCGTTCGCCGTGGTGTCCGTGATCGCCGTGTTCGGGCTCTCCAGCCCCTTCCAGTACGCGTGGTTCGGCTTCCTGGGCGCGGCGGTCGCCGGAGTCGTCGTGTTCGGGCTCGCCAGCATCGGCCGGGGAGCGGGCAACCCGTTGACGCTCGCCCTCGCCGGGCAGGGGATCACGGTGTTCCTCGCGGCCATGACCACGGCCGTGGCCCTGTCCGACCGTGAGTCCCTGAACGCCCTGCGGTTCTGGAACGCGGGCTCCGTGGCCGGAGTCGACTTCGACGTCATCTGGCCGATCACCGCGTTCGTCGGCGTCGGCCTGGTCCTCGCGCTGAGCACGCTGCCCGCCCTGAACCTGCTGAACCTCGGCGACGACGTGGCGCGCGGCCTCGGCGTGAACATCGCCCTGAGCCGCACCGTCGGCATCGCCGCCATCACCCTGCTCGCGGGCGCGGCGACGACCGCCTGCGGCCCCATCGCGTTCCTCGGCCTGATGGTGGCCCACGTGGCCCGGTACCTGACCGGGCCCGACTACCGCTGGCTGGTGCCGTACGCGGGGCTGCTCGGCGCCGTCGTCCTGCTGTTCTGCGACATCGTGGGGCGCCTGGTGGTGCGGCCCGGCGAGCTGGAGGCGGGAGTCGTCGTCTCGCTGCTCGGCGCCCCCTTCTTCGCCGTCCTGGTGTGGCGCGGAAAGTTCAAGAGCGCATGA
- a CDS encoding methionyl-tRNA formyltransferase yields the protein MRVVMFGYQTWGHRTLQALLDSEHDVVLVVTHPKSEHAYEKIWSDSVADLAEEHGIPVLLRNRPDDEELFARLEEAAPDIIVANNWRTWIPPRIFGLPRHGTLNIHDSLLPKYAGFSPLIWALINGETEVGVTAHMMNDELDAGDIVRQEAVPVGPTDTATDLFHKTVDLIAPVTVGALELIASGRTEFTPQDRSQASFFHKRSLEDSRIDWTWPAADLERLVRAQSEPYPSAYTFHKGKRLEILAAVVSEGKYGGTPGRIFYREGEGVAIVAGADARTGRNHGLAITRVRTEDGRELAATDYFTSMGGYLTTRP from the coding sequence ATGCGGGTCGTCATGTTCGGCTATCAGACCTGGGGGCACCGTACGCTCCAGGCCCTTCTCGATTCCGAGCACGATGTGGTCCTCGTCGTGACGCATCCCAAGAGCGAGCACGCCTACGAGAAGATCTGGAGCGACTCGGTCGCCGACCTCGCCGAGGAGCACGGCATCCCCGTCCTGCTGCGCAACCGCCCCGACGACGAGGAGCTGTTCGCGCGTCTGGAGGAGGCCGCGCCGGACATCATCGTCGCCAACAACTGGCGCACCTGGATCCCGCCGCGCATCTTCGGCCTGCCCCGCCACGGCACGCTGAACATCCACGACTCGCTGCTGCCGAAGTACGCCGGGTTCTCCCCGCTCATCTGGGCGCTCATCAACGGCGAGACCGAGGTCGGCGTCACCGCGCACATGATGAACGACGAGCTCGACGCCGGTGACATCGTCCGCCAGGAAGCGGTCCCGGTCGGCCCGACGGACACCGCGACCGACCTCTTCCACAAGACGGTCGACCTGATCGCCCCGGTCACCGTCGGCGCCCTCGAACTGATCGCCTCCGGCCGGACCGAGTTCACCCCGCAGGACCGCTCCCAGGCGAGCTTCTTCCACAAGCGTTCCCTGGAGGACAGCCGGATCGACTGGACCTGGCCCGCGGCGGACCTCGAGCGCCTGGTCCGCGCCCAGTCCGAGCCGTACCCGAGCGCGTACACCTTCCACAAGGGCAAGCGCCTTGAGATCCTCGCGGCGGTCGTCTCCGAGGGCAAGTACGGCGGCACACCGGGCCGGATCTTCTACCGCGAGGGCGAGGGCGTGGCGATCGTCGCCGGAGCCGACGCCCGCACCGGCCGCAACCACGGCCTGGCCATCACGCGCGTACGCACCGAGGACGGGCGGGAGTTGGCGGCGACGGACTACTTCACGTCGATGGGCGGGTATCTGACCACGCGTCCGTGA
- a CDS encoding CU044_2847 family protein — translation MFEVDVDADATDLELAAGGGVVARARVSLEEALDQVKPTLARVADTLRELGPDEAELEFGLKMGGETGVIIAKGTAEVNFTVRLTWNRP, via the coding sequence GTGTTCGAGGTCGACGTCGACGCGGATGCCACGGACCTCGAACTGGCCGCGGGGGGCGGGGTGGTCGCACGGGCCAGGGTGTCGCTCGAAGAGGCGCTCGACCAGGTCAAACCGACGCTCGCGCGCGTCGCCGACACCCTGCGCGAGCTCGGTCCGGACGAGGCGGAGCTGGAGTTCGGACTGAAGATGGGCGGCGAGACCGGCGTGATCATCGCCAAGGGCACCGCCGAAGTGAATTTCACCGTCCGGCTGACCTGGAACCGCCCCTGA
- the aceB gene encoding malate synthase A encodes MSTSALTHRVHVLAPPGHRHDEILTPAALDFVGHLAAAFGGRRGELLKERRRQALRLASGSPLDFPVATSPVRADPTWRVAPPAPGLTDRRVEITGPPDRSTAVAALTSGARVWMADFEDATSPTWQNIVDGQLTLLDAVEHRLDLATAGRAEHRGLATLMVRPRGWHLVEEHLEFEGEPVPAALVDFGLYFFHCARRQIEAGHGPYFYLPKLENRYEARLWNDIFVVAQDLLGIPRGTVRATVLIETVTAAVEMEEILHELREHSAGLNAGRWDYLFSLIKTFGHRTDFLLPDRAQVTMTAPFMRAYTDLLVRTCHRRGAHAIGAMSAQVPSADPAAAEAAFATVRLDKEREAEDGFDGSWVAHPRLVAVCREAFDGVLGDRPHQLDRTRDDVEVTAAALLSTRRVGGPPAPDGARTNIAVAVRYFAAWLRGQGAVTLDGLIEDAATAEIARVQIWQWLRHRVLDRETVLRLLDDELDALGAAYPWADLDAVRALFERTTLSVELPQFFTPEAYTRHLVRHAGARS; translated from the coding sequence ATGTCCACCAGCGCCCTGACGCACCGCGTCCACGTCCTCGCCCCGCCCGGGCACCGTCACGACGAGATCCTCACACCCGCCGCCCTCGACTTCGTCGGTCACCTCGCCGCGGCCTTCGGCGGCCGCCGCGGGGAACTCCTCAAGGAGCGCCGCCGCCAGGCGCTGCGGCTCGCGTCGGGCTCCCCGCTCGACTTCCCCGTGGCCACCTCCCCGGTGCGGGCCGACCCGACCTGGCGCGTGGCCCCGCCCGCGCCCGGTCTGACCGACCGCCGCGTGGAGATCACGGGTCCGCCCGACCGGAGCACGGCGGTCGCCGCGCTCACTTCCGGGGCCCGGGTCTGGATGGCCGACTTCGAGGACGCCACGTCGCCCACCTGGCAGAACATCGTCGACGGCCAGCTCACGCTCCTCGACGCCGTCGAGCACCGCCTCGACCTCGCCACCGCCGGGCGCGCGGAGCACCGCGGACTCGCCACCCTCATGGTCCGTCCACGCGGCTGGCATCTGGTCGAGGAGCACCTGGAGTTCGAAGGAGAGCCGGTGCCCGCCGCCCTGGTGGACTTCGGGCTCTATTTCTTCCACTGCGCGCGGCGCCAGATCGAGGCCGGGCACGGCCCGTACTTCTATCTGCCGAAGCTGGAGAACCGTTACGAGGCGCGGCTGTGGAACGACATCTTCGTCGTCGCCCAGGACCTGCTCGGCATCCCCCGCGGCACCGTGCGGGCCACCGTCCTCATCGAGACGGTCACCGCGGCCGTGGAGATGGAGGAGATCCTGCACGAGCTGCGCGAGCACAGCGCCGGACTCAACGCCGGGCGCTGGGACTACCTGTTCAGCCTGATCAAGACCTTCGGGCACCGCACGGACTTCCTGTTGCCCGACCGCGCGCAGGTCACGATGACGGCGCCCTTCATGCGCGCGTACACCGACCTGCTCGTGCGCACCTGTCACCGGCGCGGCGCCCACGCCATCGGTGCCATGTCCGCGCAGGTGCCGAGCGCGGATCCGGCGGCCGCCGAGGCCGCGTTCGCCACGGTCCGCCTGGACAAGGAGCGGGAGGCCGAGGACGGCTTCGACGGCTCGTGGGTCGCCCACCCCCGTCTGGTGGCGGTGTGCCGGGAGGCGTTCGACGGCGTGCTCGGCGACCGGCCGCACCAGCTCGACCGGACGCGGGACGACGTGGAGGTGACGGCGGCCGCGCTGCTGTCCACGCGTCGCGTCGGCGGCCCGCCCGCGCCCGACGGGGCGCGCACGAACATCGCGGTGGCCGTTCGGTACTTCGCGGCCTGGCTGCGGGGGCAGGGAGCGGTCACCCTGGACGGGCTGATCGAGGACGCGGCGACCGCCGAGATCGCACGGGTGCAGATCTGGCAGTGGCTGCGGCATCGGGTGCTCGACCGCGAGACGGTGCTGCGGCTCCTCGACGACGAGCTCGACGCGCTCGGCGCCGCCTACCCGTGGGCGGACCTGGACGCGGTGCGCGCGCTCTTCGAACGGACCACGCTGTCGGTGGAGTTGCCGCAGTTCTTCACGCCCGAGGCCTACACGCGCCACCTCGTGCGGCACGCCGGGGCGCGGTCATGA
- a CDS encoding 3-hydroxybutyryl-CoA dehydrogenase, with protein sequence MTGRVQRVGVVGGGQMGAGIAEVCARAGLDTVVCEVDAVAARAARDRVTASFDRAVRRGKLAGADAADALARMVFTGSLEDLADRQMVVEAVVENPDAKTEVFAVLDKVVEDPGAVLASNTSSLPVMRLGMATGRADRVLGLHFFNPVPVLPLVEVVTSLHTSAETVRTAEDFATRALGKTVIRSQDRAGFVVNALLIPYLLSAIRMAESGFASPADVDAGMELGCAHPMGPLKLADLIGLDTVVSIAESLYDEFKEPLYAPPPLLQRMVEAGLLGRKTGRGFHTYDQG encoded by the coding sequence ATGACCGGGCGCGTGCAGCGCGTCGGCGTGGTCGGCGGCGGGCAGATGGGGGCGGGGATCGCCGAGGTGTGCGCGCGGGCCGGGCTCGACACGGTGGTGTGCGAGGTCGACGCGGTGGCGGCCAGGGCGGCGCGGGACCGGGTGACGGCGTCGTTCGACCGCGCGGTGCGGCGCGGCAAGCTGGCGGGGGCCGACGCGGCGGACGCGCTCGCCCGGATGGTCTTCACCGGCAGCCTGGAGGACCTGGCCGACCGGCAGATGGTCGTCGAGGCCGTGGTGGAGAACCCGGACGCGAAGACCGAGGTGTTCGCCGTCCTCGACAAGGTCGTCGAGGACCCCGGGGCGGTCCTCGCCAGCAACACCTCCTCCCTGCCCGTGATGCGCCTCGGCATGGCGACCGGCCGCGCGGACCGCGTCCTTGGCCTGCACTTCTTCAACCCCGTCCCGGTGCTTCCCCTGGTGGAGGTCGTGACATCCCTGCACACGTCGGCGGAGACGGTGCGGACGGCCGAGGACTTCGCGACCCGCGCCCTCGGCAAGACGGTGATCCGCTCCCAGGACCGGGCGGGCTTCGTCGTCAACGCCCTGCTGATCCCGTACCTGTTGTCCGCGATCCGGATGGCGGAGTCCGGCTTCGCCTCCCCGGCGGACGTCGACGCAGGGATGGAGCTGGGGTGCGCGCACCCCATGGGCCCGCTCAAGCTCGCGGACCTGATCGGCCTGGACACCGTCGTCTCGATCGCGGAATCCCTGTACGACGAGTTCAAGGAGCCCTTGTACGCCCCTCCCCCGCTGCTCCAGCGCATGGTGGAAGCCGGACTGCTCGGCCGCAAGACGGGCCGCGGCTTCCACACCTACGACCAGGGCTGA